The Rosa rugosa chromosome 3, drRosRugo1.1, whole genome shotgun sequence sequence TAGCAATAGTGGTCTTGCCAATTCCACCCATCCCGTAGATGCCAGCCACACCAAcatcaactgatccatctcttAACCACATGTTGAGGTCTTCCACACGAGCATTTATTCCAACAGCATATGGAGCAACATTTAATGTAAtgggatccatttttttttcaatctcaTCAACAATATTTTGGATGAGCTGTGATTCGTACCTGTTGTAGATTGATATCAAAGCTTTAAAATATGTAAGGCAAAATGAAATTACATTTCCATTTCATTAATAGAAGGGTGCAACGACTATTTGGCATCATATAAACAATGATAATCCTTCTGCTAATTCAAATTGAATACAGGAAATAACACAACTTAATTTCCTGAGAAAAGTTCTGTGTGGAACTGTGGATTCATGACAGAAGACAAAACTAAAATCCAACAATTCCACAAAGCTTTACCTACAATTCACTTAATTAGTTAGTATTATAGATATTTTGAATTGTAACAGGGTCTTTAATTAAGATTCTCAAATTGCATGTGCTTATGATGAAAAAGTGAACAATTTAAAGTTAAAGTCCATGGTAGAGTTAGCTAGGGAATTATTTACTTACTGATCTCCTAAGACCATCCCTCCTAGATCGGCTACATCTTTAAGAGCTTTTCTCCACTTGTCCACCTTGCCGATCTCCTCCTTGAAGCGCTTTTCATGTTTGGCAAATGCATCTGCAAAACTCCTAATCTGCCACCTAACAACAGATGGATCCACCTTATAGAAAACTGGCACTACCATATATCCATCGGTCCTTTTACGTTCCATGATCTTGGTAAGTTCGTCCAAGCACCAACTTGAGGAAGCATAGTCATTAGAGAAGACTATTATGGCTACTCGTGACTCATGTATAGCTTTATGTAGCTCTGTAGCTATATTTGCTCCTCTctcaatttcatcatcatctctgAAAGTGTGAATTCCTGCCAACTCCAAAGCTCTATAGAGATGATCACTAAAGCCCTTGCGTGTATCTTCGCCCCTGAAACTCAAGAAGGCATGATAACGACACCGGTAAGTGCAGGAAGTAGTATCCAGAACACCAGCCATTGAGAAGACTGAATTAATCTCTCTtgcaaatgaatgaatgaatgatgaAGATATTGTGCTGGTTGTGAGAAAACGGATGGATTATGTGAAAGTCAATACACTAGCTATCCAATAACATGAGATCCCATAAGGACCAGGTAATAATTAATGAGATTGAAGAGGAAGCTTCTTCTAGGGAATCTGGAAGTCAATATGAGTGTGGATACAGCTAATTAAGGCTCCAACATCTTTATTCATGAGAAAGGACCAAGTCTTACCTGTTTCTATACTTCTTTACcaattctttctctcttttttcacaTTTTACTTAATTTCTCAATATATATAAACCCCCACCTCCCCCcccctcccaaaaaaaaaaaaaaaaaacgtaagtaTGAATATAAACGAGACAAGAATTGTAAATCAGAAGAAGAATTAATTCCGTCACTcttgtgaaaaataaaatgcagACCAGACTAACATATATAGGGTTTAGGAAGATTAAAATTCTACCTCTACATGGTTCTGCTCATGTCATACAGTTCACATTCCATTTCAGGTAACAAAAATCTACTATcctccaaagaaaaaaagatccGCTCGATTCTTTTTCCCTCTGAAGTTAGTTCAACAGTGAGAGAATCCTTTTCATTTCCCTAGCTCCTCCGTTTGCTATAACCTTGATAGGAAAAGCAGAGTGTCGATCAGCACCAAAAGATGCAGGTCATTATCTCTCCATCTAGTTTTTTGTTTAATATGGAGATCCGTATCCTTACTATTCAATTTGGGTAAGAGCATCATTTGATGGTACAAGTAACAAAAACAAGAGGAGCATTATAATTTCATCTCAGACTATAACAGAAACTGTGAACCAGTGGAACAATTTTGATAAAGAAAATGCATACAGAACACTAGTAAGAGCAAGTATAAACCTCTGGTTGGCTCTGCTCCTATGGATCAAACTCTGCCTACCGCCATGACTTCAACAAAGCcattcttattttctttgctttgtttttatttggaGAAGGGTACAACAGGAAGTTTAATATATTGTCTTCGCTAAAAGAAATATTTGCAAGGCTTGGGAAGTTGTGATTCGCGGTCACATATCGTCCACTCAGCAGAGTCCACACGAAAAGacaaaccttttctaactttgCCGCCTCCAGTTTAGTGTGACAGTCTTCATCTCCCTCATTTCTAATCCTCAGACAAAACCCAGAGCATCATCACCACAAGATGTAACTCACAATCTCTCTATCAATCTCTGTTTTGTTAGATATGATGATCATACTGAAATACTGATGAGACTTTATTCCTTTTTGCACATTTGGGTTTTATGAAAACAGGGAGGGTGGATTGAAGCCAATGGATGCAGAGCAGCTCAGAGAGAATGCTCACAAGATGGTGGATTTCATAGCTGATTACTACAAGACTATTGAGGACTTCCCTGTTCTCAGCCAAGTTCAGGTTAACATACCATCCATCATCTCTCACTTACATTTATATGCAAACCCAATCATTTGATTGGAAATCATTCAACAGTTGAATTCTTTGTAAATTGTCCAGTGATCCTAATATTTTAGCCCAGATCATGATTGCTGGCTCTCTCAATTTGAATTTGCCATTAGTGTAACTTAGTTTAGCCACATTTTGCAGCCTGGATATCTCCGTGAACTTCTACCTGATTCTGCGCCTACTCAACCCGAATCTTTGCAACATATTTTTGATGGTGAAGTTTCATGATTGGGTTCTCATGTTCTACACAGAGCAACTTTCAGTGCACTTCATTATGCTGTCACTTGTTGTTTCTCATATGCTTGAGTATGTCATTCTTAAAATCTATAAAATGTTGCGTTATGTGAAGAACAAAGTGTTATGTGATTGCAGATATTCAGGCTAAGATACTACCAGGGGTGACCCACTGGCAGAGCCCAAACTTCTTTGCTTATTATCCTTCTAATAGCAGCATTGCCGGATTTTTGGGAGAGATGCTCAGTGCTGGTCTTAACATTGTGGGTTTTAGTTGGGTAACTTCTCCTGCAGCTACAGAGCTCGAAATGATTGTTCTTGATTGGCTCGCCAAATTGATTAAACTTCCCGACGAGTTTCTTTCAGCAGGTGTGGCTCTAATGACTATTTTCTGACTGAAATTGTTTGTGTGAACCTTAAAGCTTATATTTTGCCAAAGAAAGAATATAATGCTTATATTTGATGACTAGGAAATTTTCTTCAGCTGTATGTAGTGGGATGAGAATCACATATTTAAAATTGACCGTAATTCAATTGCGTTGAGCATGTGGACTTAAAGTTGGAGATGTTGTTGCAGGACAAGGTGGTGGTGTGATACAAGGCACTGCAAGTGAAGCTGTTCTAGTTGTAATCCTGGCTGCTCGTGATAAGATTTTGAGAAGGGTAGGGAAAAATGCCCTTGAGAAGCTTGTTGTTTATGCATCTGATCAAACACATTCAGCTTTGCAGAAAGCCTGTCAGGTATCAtagtttctcttttttctattctTATTTTTACACTTGAAATTTTCAGAGCAGAATGTTTATAACCCATTTATAGTTCTTAGTAGATGGGCAGGGAGGATAATTTCAAGCAGGTTATTTATGTACTAACATGATGCCATAAAATCTGCAGGCATTCTCtcaattcttttgttttttgcaaCTTTTTATCTCTACTTCATGGTGTTTGCATGACTTAATCAACCTGCATTCTTGTATTTATTGTTTAACTGCATATTGATTATGTATTTCAATTTTCTTGGTGTTTCTTGTTTAACGGCAGATAGCAGGAATCCATCCTGAGAATTGCAGGACGCTGAGTACCGACTCAACTACTAATTATGCTCTTTCGCCCAGTGTACTTAATGAAGCAATTTCAAATGACATCACCAGTGGTTTAATTCCTTTTTTCTTATGTGGAACAGTATGAAACAAACACTTCGTATACTAGTTTGTTTTTTACCATTTTGTTCTTGATCAtaccttttcttttcaaaaccTACAAATTGGTTTTGCCTTGTTATCTCAACTACAGAAATTTTGCATTTGAATTTACAGGTTGGTACTACTTCTTCAACAGCGGTTGATCCTTTGGGAGAACTGGGAAAGATTGCTAAGGTAACTAGTTATTTTAAGATCAATACAAATATCTAATCTTGGTTCTGCATCGCCAATCAATTTTTTGAAAAACCGTTTAGATATTAAGACCTGGCAGAATAGTTTTCTGGTGCTTGTTCCCAACTTCCTGCTTGTAGTGTTGTGGTGGTGGAAGTCAGTTTTCATAATAACGGAACACAATGTAATCAACACACATTAAAGCCTTATCCAGTTTTAACATAACGGTATTGCTTTGCATCTTCCCAGAGCAACGAAATGTGGTTCCATGTGGATGCTGCATATGCTGGTAGTGCCTGTATATGTCCAGAATACCGCCACTACATTGATGGTGTTGAGAAAGCAGACTCATTTAACATGAATGCACACAAATGGTTTCTCACAAACTTTGATTGTTCGGTGCTTTGGATCAAGGTATGTCATTTTTCTATTAGTGTGAATTTTTTGTTTGCTTATTACTTTGAAGATCCTCTGCATTTTTTCCACTGCTCCTCTGAATCATATGCAACATCTTAAGAAGGATTCAGCCTGATATGAAACTTAAGAACCTGACACATACAGTTTTACATAAAGAATACCTCTGGGAGTTGAATTGAAAtgcaaaaaaaatttattttctttacgTCAACCTTTTTCTCTCATCTGTCAGTTCATGTTGCCTATTAATACAGCAGATACTTATTTCTGATAACAGGATAGAAATGCTTTGGTCCAGGCCCTGTCTACAAATCCTGAGTTCCTGAAAAACAAGGTAAACTTGTTTCCACATTATTATCTTTTGGGAGATTCAACATGAAAACAGACCACATTTAAATCCAAATTACGAATGTACATTGATGCCTATGTTTATGCTGCCAGGTTAAGACCTAAGAGTTACTTGATGTTGTCCAACTTTTCTCTCTACCAGGCTATTTGTTTGCTTAATAATGCTGTTGATACTGCAGTCATCTGAAGCAAACATGGTTGTGGATTACAAAGATTGGCAAGTTCCACTTGGACGTCGGTTTAGGTATGCCTTTAAACATATTTTTGCAATACGAGATAGTGAGTACAATCTTTCTGTTTGAGAAGGTAGTATAAGTTGCTTTTGAGCTTGATTGCTTGAATGATAAGAAAGCTTCATGTCACAGTCTAGCAGATTTATGTCATCTAATGGTTCTCAAGCTGTATGCTTTAGAATGAACTAAATGTAATTCATCTTAAAGAACTGACTGATGCATCCAGATCATTGAAGCTATGGATGGTGTTACGACTTTATGGTTTGGAGAGCCTCCAGTCCTACATAAGAAACCATATCAATTTGGCCAAAAAATTTGAAGAGCTTGTTGCTCAAGACCCTAGGTTTGAGGTAATGGCATTCTCCATGAACTTTTTTGTTTGACTGCTATATTCTTAACTTGTGTGACTTTTTCAACTGCTTTGCTTCTTTCTGATAATTCGCCATAACTGGCAGATTGTTACTCCAAGACTTTATTCGTTAGTTTGTTTCCGCCTTCTGCCCCCTCATGGAAATGAGGCCTGTGCGAGCAAATTGAACAATGACCTATTAGATGCTGTAAATTCAACAGGGAAGATTTTCATTTCTCACACGGTAAGCTCACAATCAAACACCTCCGGACACATTGACACTATGTCTTGGTTCTGGTTTTAAAATGGTCATTATTGTAACGTGTACCTAATGAGAGATTATTATACAGGTCCTGTCTGGTATATACATATTACGTTTTGCAGTAGGAGCTCCATTGACTGAGGAGAAGCATGTGAATGCAGCATGGAAGGTTTTGCAAGATGAGGCCTCTGCACTGCTAGCAACCTCTTTAGGATGACCTTTCTTCCCACAACTTCTTAAGCCTTTTTTTTCTGTTGCATTACAATGCCGATTGAAACCCATAACATATTTTTACATTTAAAAAAAGGCCCTTAAATCTTAATTTTCGTACAAAGGTACAGTCAGCTAGCCAGTCATATCTGCACAACCAAATCCCTCAAAGgctttagttctttttttttttttttttccccttcatAGCCAATGCTAAAAATGCTTGAAAAGAATGCTATTGTTTTGAGGCATTTGgctatgagggaaaaaaataacCAATAAAAAGAGGACATGTGTTCAATAACTTATGGAATATTCTTCACATTCTGGTTAGCCAAGTATTATCCATTAATTATCTCGATATATACCTATGCCGTTAAACTCAATTGCACAACTTAATTGCTTCAAATCCCTGACTGAGCAATTGAGATTTGAGCATGTCAATGAGGTTGCTTTCTCTTGGGATGTCATGGACCCGATCTATATTTTGCAGTGAGATAAAGAAGTAGATAACTCTTACGCAAAAAAGGAGGCGAGTATAATCCccatgctatacacatggctTAAGAGCTCttgtttttatttatctttGTCCATCTCAAAATAAGTAGAAGGAAGAAGTTAgtaagtaaataacaaaattGTCATACATATATCCAAGCGGGCTTTACATCtgtatattttcattattttgatctAGAGGACTCGTCGAAAGTTGAagagaaaatggtcatttcccTTCAATTCCAATCCTTAacgtttttctttttattttctgttccAACTTATGAAGGGGCTCGAAGGGATTGATTATGGTTCTAATTAATTACCAAGACCTTAAttagttttctttttataaAATTAAATCAACGTAATTagttcaaaataaaatataagttattattattttttttttttgaataaaataaaatagaagttTTTGATGCTCTATAATTTCTAAATTAAGATAATCAGGTTAACAGAAGGAATCTTAACCAGGATTTTGTACACCCTCTAGTGGCGGCGAGATTTTGCTGACGGTTGAGACTTGGaggcttcatcatcatctaacAACCATTGCCTCCATCTTGGTGTGGTGGGCGGTGTCGTTTTTAATTTCGTCAGGGTGTTGTTTCTTGTAGGGACTTATTTGACTTTTGGGTTGGTTCGAGGGCCTTGACGTGGATTTGATTGGCGACAAGGGCTAGTGAAGCGGATTTGATCGGCGACAAGGGCTGGTGATTAGCAGCATGGTGTTTGGTTGCATGCATCTGTTGTATATCTATTTTGATCTTCTCTGGTTGTGATATATCAATTGTTGGTTTCGGCTCATCGGCGATTTTGCAGTGCGCTAGAGGACCATGATTTACTGGAAGTGTCGACTGCCGGAACCTTGGCGGCGGCGGTGATAGACTGGCAGAAGGTGCAGGTTGCATGTGCTCTTGTCGACTTTGCTTGGGTTTGGGACTTGGGCATGGGCCTAGGTCTTGTGGGTGCAAGTTCACATGAGTCGGCCAGCTGATTAGGTCTAGTTCTTGTGAGATTGGGCCCAAGCTACTTGCCTAGTTTGTTTTTTTGACTCTGCTAGGAAAGCTCTCTAGGAGCCTttgtagaagtgtttggtttTATCGTACTACAATTGCGTGTTTGGCGTCTGAAGTCAAGTAGAATAAATTGCCTACAAAGCGAAGTGTTTTTGTTTAGTATAGATTACTCAGTGCTCATATTATTATCGTGTGTAGTCGTCTTTGTACTATTTTAACCCATTTTCAGAGTCatatttaatactattaataaagATTTTTTGTGGGTGTTTCTAATTAGGTTATCTCTCTCATAGGAATCATTTAAAATGGATCCCACGAGCAccgatttttttaattttgagtctaaatgaaaaatatttagGTCCAATTGATCTAGAAATGAGTTGGTCcacataaaaatgaaaaattgagTAAGATAACTGATGTTGTGTATTTGATTGCCGAGAGATTTGTGGCGTGTGAAAGATAAACGTCTATAAACATCTAGTAACCTAGTGTATGTTGCAAGGTCCATCACCATTCACAATCACATTTTGCCTGTTCCTAGTATACAAATCTCTGGCAACATTGTATCAAAATAAAGAATCTTGGCAACATGTAGCTTTGCTAGCCTTGGACCACTAATGTACCATTTTGACATGAGCTCCTTTTCGCCATCACAATCAAAATGTGACACATATGATAAGACTTGGTGATTAAGGAAATTTGAAAGGGATTTGAGTAAAAGGCTAAGCGGTTGAATTGGGTACTTGACCTTTTACCTTTCTAGCTGTGCATCATAATTGCAGAGAAAAGGATGATGGATTATTTCCAGGATCTAAGTCATCATCACAATCCACTACACCCACAAGGAGACAGTGGTTTTGAGTCATCTCTCATAAATTATGATCTTGTTGAAGATAAAAAGGATATTTATTGACGATACAACAAAATTTATTATGAATTGCAATACATCATCTTACATGACACATGTTAAAG is a genomic window containing:
- the LOC133735977 gene encoding phenylacetaldehyde synthase isoform X2 — translated: MEGGLKPMDAEQLRENAHKMVDFIADYYKTIEDFPVLSQVQPGYLRELLPDSAPTQPESLQHIFDDIQAKILPGVTHWQSPNFFAYYPSNSSIAGFLGEMLSAGLNIVGFSWVTSPAATELEMIVLDWLAKLIKLPDEFLSAGQGGGVIQGTASEAVLVVILAARDKILRRVGKNALEKLVVYASDQTHSALQKACQIAGIHPENCRTLSTDSTTNYALSPSVLNEAISNDITSGLIPFFLCGTVGTTSSTAVDPLGELGKIAKSNEMWFHVDAAYAGSACICPEYRHYIDGVEKADSFNMNAHKWFLTNFDCSVLWIKDRNALVQALSTNPEFLKNKVKT
- the LOC133735977 gene encoding phenylacetaldehyde synthase isoform X1 gives rise to the protein MEGGLKPMDAEQLRENAHKMVDFIADYYKTIEDFPVLSQVQPGYLRELLPDSAPTQPESLQHIFDDIQAKILPGVTHWQSPNFFAYYPSNSSIAGFLGEMLSAGLNIVGFSWVTSPAATELEMIVLDWLAKLIKLPDEFLSAGQGGGVIQGTASEAVLVVILAARDKILRRVGKNALEKLVVYASDQTHSALQKACQIAGIHPENCRTLSTDSTTNYALSPSVLNEAISNDITSGLIPFFLCGTVGTTSSTAVDPLGELGKIAKSNEMWFHVDAAYAGSACICPEYRHYIDGVEKADSFNMNAHKWFLTNFDCSVLWIKDRNALVQALSTNPEFLKNKSSEANMVVDYKDWQVPLGRRFRSLKLWMVLRLYGLESLQSYIRNHINLAKKFEELVAQDPRFEIVTPRLYSLVCFRLLPPHGNEACASKLNNDLLDAVNSTGKIFISHTVLSGIYILRFAVGAPLTEEKHVNAAWKVLQDEASALLATSLG